A region from the Halomarina litorea genome encodes:
- a CDS encoding 2-oxoacid:acceptor oxidoreductase subunit alpha, translating into MTANELVWRIAGGSGDGIDSTSQNFAKALMRSGLCVFTHRHYPSRIRGGHTYVEVRAGEDEVKSRGDGYNFLLALGDSFARNPKEEAYYGNEEVKPLSENLDELREGGVIVYDEGLLDGDEVADLDERAEENGWHVYPLDLRGMAREHGREVMRNTAGVGATCALIGMDLEPIETLMEERMSGDILEQNIEILRMARDQVAEMDHDHDVSVPTGSHDEDQVLVSGSTGVAYAALDEGCRFIAGYPMTPWTEVFTIMSQNLPDVGGISEQVEDEIAAAALALGASHAGVKAMSGSSGGGFALMSEPLGLAEMTETPVVLVEAMRAGPSTGMPTKPEQADLEHVLYTSQGDSHRVVFAPGNAKEAYDQTRKAFQIAYDYQLPAIVLYDQKLSGELVNVDESFFDREPNPSLGAVLSEDEIEDAAHHASGKFQRYRHDPENGVSPRTIPGQVGGRFLASGNEHTPEGHISEDPHNRIMQVERRNRKLESIRADLDGRENSNQTLHDPTDGDAEYGIITFGSQQGTVEEATDRLVEAGHDVKALGVSDLAPYPEDEVAAFLESVDECLVVEMNSTAQFRGLTQKELGRFGEKLTSLLKYNGNPFEPRDIVEGFEAAIDGGDTPDENTRLVRAAGD; encoded by the coding sequence ATGACTGCAAACGAACTGGTCTGGCGAATCGCCGGTGGGTCCGGTGACGGTATCGATTCGACCAGCCAGAACTTCGCGAAAGCGCTGATGCGCAGCGGCCTCTGCGTGTTCACGCATCGACACTATCCGTCGCGAATCCGCGGCGGCCACACGTACGTCGAAGTACGCGCGGGCGAGGACGAGGTCAAGTCCCGCGGCGACGGCTACAACTTCCTCCTGGCGCTGGGCGACTCGTTCGCCCGGAACCCGAAGGAAGAGGCGTACTACGGCAACGAGGAGGTCAAGCCACTCTCGGAGAACCTCGACGAACTCCGCGAGGGCGGGGTCATCGTCTACGACGAGGGGCTCCTCGACGGCGACGAGGTCGCCGACCTCGACGAACGCGCCGAGGAGAACGGCTGGCACGTCTACCCTCTCGACCTGCGCGGGATGGCCCGTGAACACGGTCGGGAGGTCATGCGCAACACCGCCGGTGTCGGCGCGACCTGTGCGCTCATCGGCATGGACCTCGAACCCATCGAGACGCTGATGGAAGAGCGCATGAGCGGCGACATCCTCGAACAGAACATCGAGATCCTCCGGATGGCGCGCGACCAGGTCGCGGAGATGGACCACGACCACGACGTCAGCGTGCCGACGGGGAGCCACGACGAGGACCAGGTGCTCGTCTCGGGCAGCACGGGCGTCGCCTACGCCGCCCTCGACGAGGGCTGTCGGTTCATCGCGGGCTACCCGATGACCCCGTGGACCGAGGTGTTCACCATCATGTCCCAGAACCTACCCGACGTGGGCGGTATCTCCGAGCAGGTCGAGGACGAAATCGCGGCCGCGGCGCTGGCACTCGGCGCCTCGCACGCGGGCGTGAAGGCCATGTCCGGGTCCTCGGGCGGCGGGTTCGCCCTGATGAGCGAACCGCTCGGTCTCGCCGAGATGACGGAGACGCCCGTCGTCCTCGTCGAGGCGATGCGCGCCGGCCCCTCGACGGGTATGCCGACCAAGCCCGAACAGGCCGACCTCGAACACGTCCTCTACACGAGCCAGGGCGACTCCCACCGCGTCGTCTTCGCCCCCGGCAACGCGAAGGAGGCCTACGACCAGACGCGCAAGGCGTTCCAGATCGCCTACGACTACCAGCTTCCCGCCATCGTCCTCTACGACCAGAAGCTCTCGGGCGAACTGGTCAACGTCGACGAGTCGTTCTTCGACCGCGAGCCGAACCCCTCGCTGGGCGCCGTGCTCTCCGAGGACGAAATCGAGGACGCGGCCCACCACGCCTCCGGGAAGTTCCAGCGCTACCGCCACGACCCCGAGAACGGGGTCAGCCCCCGGACCATCCCGGGGCAGGTCGGCGGGCGCTTCCTCGCCTCCGGGAACGAACACACCCCCGAGGGACACATCAGCGAGGACCCGCACAACCGCATCATGCAGGTCGAGCGTCGGAACCGCAAGCTGGAGTCCATCCGTGCCGACCTCGACGGGCGCGAGAACTCGAACCAGACGCTCCACGACCCGACCGACGGCGACGCCGAGTACGGCATCATCACGTTCGGCAGCCAGCAGGGCACCGTCGAGGAGGCCACCGACCGCCTCGTTGAGGCGGGCCACGACGTGAAGGCACTCGGCGTGAGCGACCTCGCCCCCTACCCGGAAGACGAGGTGGCGGCGTTCCTCGAGTCGGTCGACGAGTGCCTCGTCGTCGAGATGAACTCCACCGCACAGTTCCGCGGGCTCACCCAGAAGGAACTGGGTCGCTTCGGCGAGAAGCTGACGAGCCTGCTGAAGTACAACGGCAACCCGTTCGAGCCGCGAGACATCGTCGAGGGGTTCGAGGCCGCCATCGACGGCGGCGACACGCCCGACGAGAACACGCGGCTCGTCCGCGCCGCAGGTGACTAA
- a CDS encoding DICT sensory domain-containing protein: protein MSLTELIAGVESHEKTLTVYNADPDVAETLREHFHDRNVSVQSGESPEGPSSFVVLSEGDEFLTATSVDDVLDPIRGTEPHFEQDNRSPILDHMDETMFTSYDTRQMVAASREIEDRAWRVGAGELHAGFQKLSIIDTQLDVYEQLASRENLRVHAYGYPDVEMPPHDGFTIHAERADEVANSWFVVYDGAGVDSSKCALLAEERTDREFYGFWTYDPDTVDWIVDHLTTAYGLVEQGDRAT from the coding sequence ATGTCGCTCACCGAACTAATCGCCGGCGTCGAGTCTCACGAGAAGACGCTGACGGTCTACAACGCCGACCCCGACGTCGCCGAGACGCTCCGCGAACACTTTCACGACCGGAACGTGTCCGTCCAGTCCGGCGAGTCGCCGGAGGGACCGTCGTCGTTCGTCGTCCTCAGCGAGGGCGACGAGTTTCTCACGGCCACCAGCGTCGACGACGTGCTCGACCCGATTCGAGGGACGGAACCGCACTTCGAGCAGGACAACCGCTCACCCATCCTCGACCACATGGACGAGACGATGTTCACGTCGTACGACACCCGTCAGATGGTCGCGGCCTCACGCGAAATCGAGGACCGGGCGTGGCGGGTCGGGGCCGGGGAACTCCACGCGGGCTTCCAGAAGCTCTCCATCATCGACACCCAGTTGGACGTCTACGAACAGCTCGCCTCGCGCGAGAACCTGCGGGTCCACGCCTACGGGTACCCCGACGTCGAGATGCCACCGCACGACGGGTTCACCATCCACGCCGAACGGGCCGACGAGGTCGCCAACTCGTGGTTCGTCGTCTACGACGGCGCGGGCGTCGACTCCAGCAAGTGTGCGCTCCTCGCGGAGGAACGCACCGACCGCGAGTTCTACGGGTTCTGGACGTACGACCCCGACACGGTCGACTGGATCGTCGACCACCTGACCACCGCGTACGGCCTCGTCGAACAGGGCGACCGCGCGACCTGA
- a CDS encoding COG1361 S-layer family protein, with amino-acid sequence MVTARNLVLTVVVVCCVLVSGAAPVLAVGGAGESVVAQTAGGGNQPTTPTADTDAEGRPDFSASVADGRVRAGQTAALQVTLSNTGRITDGASNPQVEREVTTARGVEARLEAEDAPLTVQTGTVSLGTVPDGATPQVPFQVRVDEDAEPGTYEVSVVVEYRHTSEYDASDGDRETRTRTERMTVEVTVEESADFEIVDVESDVAPGESGDVTFVVENTGSETVTDAAVALQSSNAALTFGGAPTARVFVGEWVPGERKRITVDGTLAPGAEDRSYAVDLTVNYTTPEGQQARSSPLTAGVTPSDSQRFDVEVVNVTSSVNVGDTGNVTYTLRNAGSQDLSRAAVTVNSPNAALTFGGAQSARVFVGDWAPGETKRFTVEATTAPTAERRAYAVDLTVDYTTSDGVKGQSDTLTTGITPDGEQDFDVVNAAISLRVGEDGTIEGTLVNRGPNTAENAVLVLQPSSRSLDVSETEYAVGTLRPGEGTEFSYDVSVADGAGAAPRQFTVQVRYEGRDGTTKQSDPLYVRGEVGPARDEFTVEPVNATVTAGGTTQVTLRVTNNGDERLTGISAKLFGDDPISVSDDEAFVTGLDPGESADVQFTISAAGGAAAKTYPVSVDFQYDDADGDTLLSDTYRVPVQVAESEDGGLLQVGWLPVGLLTLLMLGVGYVVVSRR; translated from the coding sequence GTGGTGACGGCGCGGAACCTCGTTCTGACGGTGGTCGTGGTGTGCTGCGTGCTGGTCTCCGGGGCCGCGCCCGTTCTCGCGGTCGGGGGGGCAGGCGAGTCCGTCGTCGCGCAGACGGCGGGTGGCGGCAACCAGCCCACGACGCCGACGGCGGACACCGACGCGGAGGGTCGCCCCGACTTCTCGGCGTCCGTCGCGGACGGCCGCGTGCGGGCCGGACAGACCGCCGCGCTACAGGTGACGCTCTCGAACACGGGTCGCATCACCGACGGCGCGAGCAACCCGCAGGTCGAACGCGAAGTGACCACCGCACGCGGCGTGGAGGCGCGACTGGAGGCCGAGGACGCCCCGCTGACGGTCCAGACCGGGACCGTCTCGCTCGGGACGGTTCCCGACGGAGCGACGCCGCAGGTCCCCTTCCAGGTCCGGGTCGACGAGGACGCCGAACCGGGCACCTACGAGGTGAGCGTGGTCGTCGAGTACCGCCACACGAGCGAGTACGACGCGAGCGACGGCGACCGGGAGACGCGGACCCGGACCGAACGGATGACTGTCGAGGTCACCGTCGAGGAGAGCGCCGACTTCGAGATCGTGGACGTGGAGTCCGACGTGGCCCCCGGCGAGTCGGGCGACGTGACGTTCGTCGTCGAGAACACGGGCAGCGAGACGGTGACGGACGCCGCCGTCGCCCTCCAGTCGTCGAACGCGGCGCTCACCTTCGGCGGCGCACCCACCGCCCGGGTGTTCGTCGGCGAGTGGGTCCCCGGCGAGCGAAAGCGCATCACCGTCGACGGGACCCTCGCGCCCGGCGCGGAGGACCGCTCGTACGCCGTCGACCTCACGGTGAACTACACGACGCCGGAGGGCCAGCAGGCGCGGTCCTCGCCGCTCACGGCGGGGGTCACGCCGAGCGACAGCCAGCGTTTCGACGTCGAGGTGGTGAACGTCACCTCCTCGGTGAACGTCGGCGACACGGGCAACGTGACGTACACGCTCCGCAACGCGGGGTCGCAGGACCTCTCCCGGGCGGCGGTGACGGTCAACTCGCCCAACGCGGCGCTGACCTTCGGCGGGGCACAGAGCGCCCGCGTGTTCGTCGGCGACTGGGCCCCCGGCGAGACCAAACGCTTCACCGTCGAGGCGACCACCGCGCCCACCGCCGAACGGCGCGCCTACGCGGTGGACCTCACCGTCGACTACACGACGAGCGACGGCGTGAAGGGTCAGTCCGACACGCTGACGACGGGCATCACGCCCGACGGGGAACAGGACTTCGACGTGGTGAACGCGGCCATCTCCCTGCGGGTCGGCGAGGACGGCACCATCGAGGGCACCCTCGTCAACCGCGGGCCGAACACGGCCGAGAACGCGGTGCTGGTGCTCCAGCCCTCCTCCCGGTCGCTCGACGTGAGCGAGACGGAGTACGCCGTCGGGACACTGCGTCCGGGCGAGGGCACGGAGTTCAGCTACGACGTGTCCGTCGCCGACGGCGCGGGCGCCGCCCCCCGACAGTTCACCGTCCAGGTGCGCTACGAGGGTCGGGACGGGACGACCAAGCAGTCCGACCCGCTGTACGTCCGCGGCGAGGTCGGTCCCGCCCGTGACGAGTTCACCGTCGAACCCGTCAACGCCACCGTCACCGCCGGCGGAACAACGCAGGTCACCCTCCGCGTGACCAACAACGGCGACGAGCGGCTCACCGGCATCTCGGCGAAACTGTTCGGCGACGACCCCATCTCGGTGAGCGACGACGAGGCGTTCGTCACCGGCCTCGACCCCGGCGAGTCCGCCGACGTGCAGTTCACCATCAGCGCCGCGGGTGGGGCCGCGGCGAAGACCTATCCCGTCTCGGTGGACTTCCAGTACGACGACGCCGACGGCGACACCCTGCTCTCGGACACCTACCGCGTCCCCGTGCAGGTCGCGGAGAGCGAGGACGGGGGCCTCCTCCAGGTCGGGTGGCTCCCCGTCGGCCTCCTGACCCTGCTCATGCTCGGCGTCGGCTACGTCGTCGTCTCCCGACGGTAG
- a CDS encoding efflux RND transporter permease subunit, whose product MTNETVERVVERVDDVVIEHTRTVVVAFLLLTVVFGAGLGNISTDSGTDQFTSDVPAQQAFEDVNREFSPSFAPGTAGTSLIQREQNVLAKPALLRMLEAQRALSDREDLRVVGTSSAAQSVARQLDPDATTLDAQIRAVEGATPGEIDAAVQQLAARPGFDSTVSTDFNAQAATASAAIGSVSHSIPGDSGGGGGGGPGGGGADTVTTIQLEAQHVVSATAPTIEVFGSGIINDEFGRVIFDSLAIVVPAASLFILLFLVVAYRDPVDLLLGVVSLVMAIVWTFGFMGLVGIPFSQMLIAVPPLLLAVGIDFGIHAVNRYREELQHEDMVTSMRVTLRQLLVAFFLVTGTTVIGFAANLTSSLGPIKDFGFVAAVGITFTFLVFGVFLPAAKLYTDQLREARGIPRIGQTPLGEEGSLLGRVLTGGVAIGRRAPVLFLVLVLVGSAGAGVYATGISTSFQQEDFLPPEETPAYLDRLPEPLAPGEYSATADLNFLSENFESGNQQSVTVYVEGPMERDTSLEMIHRAGADPPDSFVVTDRRAQSQSIVTVIQSYAAQDPEFRALVDRNDRDGDGIPDDNLGEVYAALESSPAGAQAERYLAEDHRSAQVVYTAEGDVEQAELTADGEAIADRFRYPATATGQTIVFQAVSDTIFASALRSLVIALALTAGFLVAIYRLITGYGTLGIVNLVPIVVTLALLAGSMRYFGIPFNALTATILSITIGLGIDYSVHVVHRFADEYEERPLFPALERTVQGTGGALTGSMLTTVTGIGVLVLAITPILGQFGVLTALSILYAYLTSLLVLPPALVVWARLYERFAGDDPGEASEAAGTDAASA is encoded by the coding sequence ATGACGAACGAAACCGTCGAACGGGTCGTCGAACGCGTCGACGATGTCGTCATCGAGCACACGCGGACCGTGGTGGTCGCGTTCCTCCTGTTGACCGTCGTCTTCGGTGCCGGCCTCGGGAACATCTCGACCGACTCCGGGACCGATCAGTTCACGAGCGACGTGCCCGCCCAGCAGGCCTTCGAGGACGTCAACCGCGAGTTCTCGCCGAGTTTCGCCCCCGGCACCGCGGGCACCTCGCTCATCCAGCGCGAACAGAACGTGCTCGCCAAACCCGCCCTGTTGCGGATGCTGGAGGCACAGCGCGCGCTCAGCGACCGCGAGGACCTCCGGGTGGTTGGGACGAGCAGCGCCGCCCAGAGCGTCGCCCGGCAACTCGACCCCGACGCGACGACGCTCGACGCGCAGATTCGGGCCGTCGAGGGGGCGACGCCCGGCGAGATAGACGCCGCCGTCCAGCAGTTGGCCGCCCGCCCCGGCTTCGACAGCACCGTCTCGACTGACTTCAACGCACAGGCGGCGACGGCCAGCGCCGCCATCGGGTCCGTCTCCCACTCGATTCCCGGCGACTCCGGCGGTGGCGGCGGTGGCGGCCCCGGCGGTGGCGGCGCGGACACGGTCACGACCATCCAGCTAGAGGCACAGCACGTCGTGAGCGCCACCGCGCCGACCATCGAGGTGTTCGGGTCGGGCATCATCAACGACGAGTTCGGCCGCGTCATCTTCGACTCGCTGGCCATCGTCGTCCCCGCCGCCTCGCTGTTCATCCTCCTCTTTCTCGTCGTGGCCTACCGCGACCCCGTGGACCTCCTGCTGGGCGTCGTCTCGCTGGTCATGGCCATCGTCTGGACGTTCGGGTTCATGGGCCTCGTCGGAATCCCGTTCTCCCAGATGCTCATCGCCGTCCCGCCGCTGCTGCTGGCGGTGGGCATCGATTTCGGCATCCACGCCGTCAACCGCTACCGGGAGGAACTCCAGCACGAGGACATGGTCACCTCGATGCGGGTCACCCTCCGCCAACTGCTCGTCGCGTTCTTCCTCGTGACGGGCACGACGGTCATCGGCTTCGCGGCCAACCTGACGAGTTCGCTCGGCCCCATCAAGGACTTCGGGTTCGTCGCCGCCGTCGGCATCACGTTCACGTTCCTCGTCTTCGGCGTCTTCCTCCCCGCGGCGAAACTCTACACCGACCAGCTACGGGAGGCGCGCGGCATCCCCCGCATCGGGCAGACACCCCTCGGGGAGGAGGGGTCGCTGCTCGGACGGGTCCTCACCGGCGGCGTCGCAATCGGGCGGCGCGCGCCCGTGCTCTTTCTCGTCCTCGTCCTCGTCGGGTCGGCGGGGGCGGGCGTCTACGCGACGGGCATCTCCACCAGCTTCCAGCAGGAGGACTTCCTCCCGCCCGAGGAGACGCCCGCGTACCTCGACCGCCTGCCCGAACCGCTCGCGCCCGGCGAGTACAGCGCTACGGCGGACCTCAACTTCCTCTCGGAGAACTTCGAGTCGGGCAACCAGCAGTCCGTGACGGTGTACGTCGAGGGACCGATGGAGCGCGACACCTCTCTGGAGATGATACACCGGGCGGGCGCGGACCCGCCGGACTCGTTCGTCGTCACCGACCGGCGCGCTCAGTCCCAGAGCATCGTCACCGTCATCCAGAGCTACGCGGCACAGGACCCCGAGTTCCGCGCGCTGGTCGACCGGAACGACCGCGACGGCGACGGCATCCCCGACGACAACCTCGGGGAGGTGTACGCCGCCCTCGAGTCCTCGCCCGCGGGCGCGCAGGCCGAACGGTACCTCGCCGAGGACCACCGGAGCGCGCAGGTGGTGTACACCGCTGAGGGCGACGTGGAGCAAGCGGAACTGACAGCCGACGGCGAAGCCATCGCCGACCGGTTCCGCTACCCGGCGACGGCGACGGGCCAGACCATCGTCTTCCAGGCCGTCTCCGACACCATCTTCGCGTCGGCGCTCCGGAGCCTCGTCATCGCGCTGGCGCTGACGGCGGGGTTCCTCGTCGCCATCTACCGGCTCATCACGGGGTACGGCACGCTCGGCATCGTCAACCTCGTGCCCATCGTCGTCACGCTCGCACTGCTCGCGGGGTCGATGCGCTACTTCGGCATCCCGTTCAACGCGCTGACGGCGACCATCCTCTCTATCACCATCGGTCTCGGCATCGACTACTCCGTCCACGTCGTCCACCGCTTCGCCGACGAGTACGAGGAGCGCCCGCTGTTCCCGGCGCTCGAACGCACTGTACAGGGGACGGGCGGGGCGCTCACGGGGAGCATGCTCACGACGGTGACGGGCATCGGCGTCCTCGTCCTCGCCATCACGCCCATCCTCGGGCAGTTCGGCGTGCTGACGGCGCTCTCGATTCTGTACGCCTACCTCACGTCGCTGCTCGTCCTCCCGCCCGCGCTGGTGGTGTGGGCGCGCCTCTACGAGCGGTTCGCCGGCGACGACCCCGGCGAGGCGAGCGAGGCGGCGGGGACGGACGCTGCGTCCGCCTGA
- a CDS encoding N-acyl homoserine lactonase family protein, producing the protein MADIDLTLVDRGRVHADMNFVVDGHSVATYSNQKPEHDYVEFAVWNLVIETAEATVLWDTGSHPEAGDGYWPAPLFDAFAHVDAADHHLPDDLAGVGYSIDDIDAVVMSHLHLDHAGGLEHFAGTGVPIYVHREELPFAYYSATTTEGSIAYHAPDFDHDLNWQVVHGDRTEPFRGVELLHLPGHTPGLMGALIDRVDGPPVLVVGDEAYVGANYEDGRPMATGLLWSNRDWHESLQYARDIERRHDATVLLGHDLDRFEQLQGEL; encoded by the coding sequence ATGGCCGACATCGACCTCACCCTCGTCGACCGGGGGCGCGTCCACGCCGACATGAACTTCGTCGTCGACGGACACAGCGTGGCGACCTACTCCAACCAGAAGCCCGAACACGACTACGTCGAGTTCGCCGTCTGGAACCTCGTCATCGAGACGGCGGAAGCCACGGTACTGTGGGACACGGGGTCGCACCCGGAGGCGGGCGACGGCTACTGGCCCGCCCCCCTGTTCGACGCCTTCGCGCACGTCGACGCGGCCGACCACCACCTTCCCGACGACCTGGCGGGCGTGGGCTACTCCATCGACGACATCGACGCCGTCGTGATGAGCCACCTCCACCTCGACCACGCCGGGGGACTGGAGCACTTCGCGGGGACCGGGGTTCCGATATACGTCCACCGCGAGGAGTTGCCCTTCGCCTACTACAGCGCCACGACCACCGAGGGGTCCATCGCCTACCACGCGCCCGACTTCGACCACGACCTGAACTGGCAGGTGGTCCACGGCGACCGGACCGAACCGTTCCGCGGCGTCGAACTCCTCCACCTGCCGGGACACACCCCCGGCCTCATGGGCGCGCTAATCGACCGAGTCGACGGCCCGCCGGTCCTCGTCGTCGGCGACGAGGCGTACGTCGGCGCGAACTACGAGGACGGCCGACCGATGGCGACAGGACTGCTCTGGTCGAATCGCGACTGGCACGAGAGCCTCCAGTACGCCCGCGACATCGAACGCCGCCACGACGCGACGGTGTTACTGGGCCACGACCTCGACCGGTTCGAGCAGTTACAGGGCGAACTGTAG